Within the Debaryomyces hansenii CBS767 chromosome E complete sequence genome, the region ACAAGGTTGCTGCTCATGGTCTAACTGCTGTATACTTCCCTGAAGGCATTAATGGTGCAGACTTCCTTGGCAAGGTTGCTGGAAAGGGCTTCACTATTGCTGGTGGTATCCACAAGGCATTAGTCGGTAAGTACTTTAGAGTTGGCCACATGGGTTTCTCTGTCTACGAAGGTCATGTTGACAAACTTACTAAAGCCATTGACGAGGCATTGGCTGAAGTAGGATACAAGAAGCAATAATTGCACCTCtaagaataattttatatatatatttatctagGAACTGAATAAAACTTTTTTGCTAGCGCGGCGAAAACTATAGAACTTTTTTTGATctatatcaaaataatctttACTCTAAATTTCTTTACCAATCATAATCTACATATAATGGCAATCCCGTTTCCAGATATTGAACCTTATGATATATTAGAAGTAACGAAAAGTTCCACCCCgattgaaattaaaaaatcatATAAAAGATTATGTTTGAAGTATCATCCTGATAAAATACAACAAGCATCATCAATAGAAGATCGTGAATTTTTCCCAAAACTTCAATTTTCATACAGTATACTAAGTGATTCGATTAAAAGGCAAAGGTATGATAACACTGGCTCGTTAGGTATTGGGGAAGATGACATAGACGATGAATACTTTAATTGGAAGGATTATTTCGATTCGATGAATGAAAAGATAACCATTGATATGATAGAAGAAGACAAATTAAAGTACCAGCATTCAACCGAAGAAAAAGATGACATTTTACATAACTTCGTTTATTACGAAGGAGATTTCATAAAGCTATTCGAAGTTATACCACATTTAGACTTTGATGAAGCCCTGGAAGGTAGGGTATTCAGGCTCATTGAAGACGCCATAAATAACCAAGATTTTGACGCTGAATTGGTCCAAGCTACTTTAAAGTCTTGggaaaaatacaaaaaatCTAGGAAAACGAAAGTAAAGCagatgttgaaaaaattagCTAAGGAAGCCAAAGAGGCCGAAGAATTAGAGAAGCAAATAAAGGACAAGGGAAAGAGATCCttaaagaatgaaaatgacTTGAAGTCGCTAATCCAAAGCAGACAATCTAATAGAATGGATAGCTTAATTGAGAAGTTAGAAACAAAGTATGCTGACAAGAAAGGCAAGAAGAGAAAGCCAACCGAGATAAGCGACGATGAGTTCGAAAGAATACAAAATAGTCTTGGAGGTAATAAGAATAGGAAAACGAAAGGTTAATGCATGTCGTTCTTATTAACTAACTTATATAAGTCATCCTCAATTCAAAGCGTATCTTGTCAAACCCACTATGcgaaaatatatatatatagtaatTAAATAAGCAAATCTAGTTCCCTCTGCTATTATAAGCGAATACTTCTCGAGAAACTAGATTCtgcattatcatcaacTGACCCCAAGATACGTACGTTCTAcgttaataaatatataagaaTACTATCATTAATCAACTATAACTTCATCAAGTATATATACAGGACCACCATCTCTATGTGATGAAAACGCGTTGTTTATTTTGGATCTCAATGATCTCTATAACCAATCAGTTTTATCTAGCTATAACTCGATTACGTTATGAGTGACGTTGAATCTGTAAGCTCAGGCTCTGACTATATGTCAGACGGATCAGTCGAATTTGCTCCTACTGCTGCAACTAAAAAAAAGAGTAGCTCAAAAACACCTCTTTCAGACTCCACTAATACCCCCAAAGTTTCAAATGGTAAAAGTTCAAATGCTTCAGATCAGTACCAGAAATTATCACAATTGGAacatatattgaaaagacCAGATACATATATTGGGTCTGTTGAAAGGTCACCGATCGAGATGTGGTGCTTTGACCCCATTGCAGAGTCGATGGTGTATAAAGAAGTCAATATTGTTCCCGgtttatataaaatctttGATGAAATCTTAGTTAATGCCGCCgataataaaatcaaagacCCTAGCATGAAAAACATCAAGGTTAAAATTGATCCTGAAAACAATTTAATCGAAGTCATGAACGATGGTAAAGGTATTCCCGTTGAAATCCATGACAAAGAGAAAATATACATTCCTGAATTAATTTTCGggaatttattaacttcttcaaattatgatgatgatgaaaagaaagtAACAGGTGGTCGTAATGGTTTTGGGGCTAAGTTATGTAACATCTTCTCCACGGAGTTTATATTAGAAACTGCAGATTTAAATACTGGGTTTTTATATAAACAAACTTGGACAAATAATATGtctaatatttctaaaCCAAAAATCACTAAGTTAAAATCGAAGAGAGAATATACTAAAGTCACGTTCAAACCTGATTTGTCCAAATTCGGCATGACTTCTTTGGATGAAGAGACGTTGTCTGTTTTAACAAGAAGAGTCTATGATTTATGTGGTACTGTTAACAATTGTAATATTTACttgaatgataaaaaattgaatattcgTAATTTCAAGGCTTATGTGGAAATGTATGTGAAGGCAATCAAAGAGAGAAACCCTGATCCTGAACCTATGGATGGCACTATCCAAAATTACACTACCATAGTTCATGAAGTTTTTAACGACAGATGGGAAGTGGCATTTGCTGTCAGTGATGGATCCTTCAACCAAGTAAGTTTTGTGAATTCTATTGCAACAACTGCAGGTGGAACTCATGTAAAGCATGTATCTGATCAAATAATTACTAAATTAATTGCTACTTTGGctaagaaagaaaaaggcaaaaaaaaattaatgattaaAACGCAAGAagttaaaaataatatgtTTTTATTCGTAAACTGTCTTATTGAAAACCCTGCTTTTACATCACAGACTAAAGAACAATTAACCACAAAGGTTTCACAATTTGGAGGTAAGCCAAGTGAAAAAATTGCTATTAGTGAACAGttcataaataaaatattaaaaactAGTATCGTGGATAAAATCAGATCGATTGCGAATGccaatgaagataaagCTTTACAGAAAGTTGATGGTTCCAGAAAGCTGAGAATTAAGGGACAAGTGAAATTAGTTGATGCCAATAGAGCTGGAACAAAAGAAGGACATAAATGTACCCTTATCTTGACGGAAGGAGATTCGGCGTTGTCCTTAGCTGTGGCAGGTTTAGCGGTTGTTGGTAGGAACTATTACGGATGCTTTCCATTACGAggtaaattattgaatgtaAGAGAGGCTTCCACTGACCAGGTATCTAAAAACGTTGAAATTAATGCTTTGAAGCAAATTATAGGTTTGCAACATAAGAAGCATTATAGTTTAGAGAATATTAATACGTTGAGATATGGTCATATTATGATTATGACAGATCAAGATCAAGATGGTTCACATATAAAGGGTTTGATTATTAACTTTTTGGAAACAAGTTTTCCGGGTTTATTGCAGGTCCCAGGCTTCTTATTAGAGTTCATCACTCCTATTGTTAAGGTGACAGTCAATAGGAGAGGAAGCGGTAAGCAGGTTATTCCATTTTATACTATGccagaatttgaaaaatggagaGACACGGAAGGTCTTACTTGCCGTTGGACTCAAAAGTATTATAAGGGTTTGGGTACATCAACAGACGCAGAAGGGAGAGAATACTTTTCAGCTCTTGACAAGCATTTGAAAACGTTCCATGCGTTACAAGGAGATGATCaacaattaattgatttagcgttttcaaagaagaaagcaGATGATAGAAAAGAATGGTTACAAGGATTCGAACCTGGTACTCATTTGGATCCAGACCTAGAAGAAATCCCGATAAGtgattttatcaataaggAATTAATCTTATTTTCAATGGCCGATAACGTGAGATCCATTCCATCTGTTTTGGATGGTTTCAAGCCAGGTCAACGTAAAGTACTTTACGGTTGTTTCAAAAGAAACTTAAAGTCTGAAATTAAAGTCAATCAGTTGGCTGGTTACGTTTCAGAAAATACAGGGTATCATCATGGTGAACAATCATTAGTTCAGACTATTATTGGATTAGCACAAGACTTCATTGgttcaaataatttgaatattctcAAGCCAAATGGTTCTTTCGGTTCGAGAGCAGCTGGGGGTAAAGACTTCTCAGCACCGAGGTATATTTTTACGGAGATAAATGAGATTACCCgtaaaatattcaatccTTTGGATAATGCTTTGTATAAGTATGTTCAAGATGATGAACAAACAGTTGAACCAGAGTGGTATTTACCAGTCTTGCCCATGCTTTTGGTTAATGGTTCTGAAGGTATTGGTACTGGTTGGTCTACTAATGTTCCACCTTTTAATCCTACGGACATCGTAAATAAcatcaagaaattaatgaatggcgaagaaatgaatgaaaTGTCTCCGTGGTATAGAGGTTGGGAAGGTGAAATCGTGGCCAACGGGAAAGATAGATTTAGAGTCATTGGTAGAATTGAGCAAACTGATGAAACCGAAGTGGAAATTACTGAAATTCCTGTTAAAACATGGACTAATAAtatgaaagaatttttattgaacGGTTTAGGAACTGAAAAAGTTAAGCCTTGGATTAAAGACATGGAAGAACAACACGGGATGAATATCAGATTTGTCGTTAAGCTTAGTGCTGATGAAATGGCTAAGTCATTAAAAGTTGGATTGCTAGAGAGATTCAACTTAATTTCCTCTGTCAGTTTAACTAATATGGTTGCGTTTGATCCAATGGGtaaaatcaagaaatatgaaaGTCCTTTGGAAATAATGAGAGATTTTTACTATGTCAGATTGGAATATTATCAACGTCGTAAAGATCATATCACCGATGAAATGCAACATCAATTAACTAAATTATCCGAACAGGCAAggtttattaaattaatcattgataaagaattatcaatttctaataagAAAAGATCTGTCTTGGTTGATATATTAcagaaattcaaatttgttaaattcGATAAAAATAGTAAACCAGTTAATGATTCCAAAGACCCTGCACTTTTTGTCAATGCTGACGAATTagtggaagaagaagaagaagaagtagGAGATATTAGTCAGATTAATGCGGGAGGTATTCctaatgaagataataatgagCATAAGCCGGAAACTATCTATTCGCATTACGATTATTTGTTAGGTATGACAATTTGGTCCTTAACAAGAGAAAGATATGAAAAGCTCTTGAAACAAAAAGGCGATAAAGAAAGcgaattgaatattttattactGAAGTCTGCTAAAGATCTTTGGAATGAAGACTTGGATGACTTTTTGGAATGCTGGCAATCTTTCTTACACGATGATTTCCAAAAAAGATCAAACATAATTCCTGCTAAGGGAACAAAGAGGAAGTCCAAAAGGACTAAGGCGGTGAAGAAGGAACCAGGTGAACCaccaaagaaaaagacCACTACCACTAAAAAGCAATCGACATTGCCAGTACCAGTAAAAAAAGAGACGAGTAGCGAGTTCCCGTCATTTTTCACTGAAAGCAAATCGCCAAcagttgaagaaaaaaCGAAGGCGGTAGCATCCAAATTCGATGATagtgatgatgacgaaatCTTAGGACTTATCAATTCTAGATCTAAATCCAGCTCTAAGCCTATGACGAAATCCAGTTCCAGGCCTATAACGAATTCGACCCCGGAGCCATCCACTAAGTCAAGATCAAGATCCCCAAAGTCTTCGAAGAGTAGCGGGTTGCGGGATGAAATTGACGACTTGgctattgaaaataacaTACAGTATGCCCAGCCTCCAACTggtaaaagaaaaaagaaatCCGCCGTGTCCTACAAATTAGTTTCAAGTGACGATGAAGTCGAAGAAATCAGCGATGAGGAAGAAAGTGATGACGAGTACGAAGAGGATTAGAAAACCAAATCTATAGCTTCTCTATTATTACTcttaaataaaataattcattcttGCGTGCAGACCTGTAAAGCCTTaatattaatcaattcattaCCGTATATCTACCATATATCCATTACACCTTTCTCATCTAGGCAAATAAACCAATAATTGacaatttttgaagttcATTCTACAATATACACCAAATTCTACAAATTCTTGCAAAAAAGcataaaaaaattcattcttacttgaaaattacaaaataaatCTCCAAGTCCATACAGAAGACACATACCACTTCCAGCAACCATACACAGCATACGAAGCCAGAATGGGGTGACAAAAAAAAGACAAGCTAAAACGTCAAATTGACCCCAGCAAGTACTATTCGTAAATCCCAACGAAGGTTCACCTGCGTcgaaaatatttatcatcgACATATAGCCTAGATTTACACCCACTATGATTTATCCCTACAAATTTGACATATATGGGTCAAATACATCCCCTATGTGCCCAAGccagaaattttattgtttcATGATCATCGACTTCATCGAGATCAATAGCGATGACCCATGACTCTGAATCTCGCGACCATTCCACAGAAAGGTACCAGAAAGGTGACCAATCTCGTAAGAGCAAATTTCATAAACACGCATTCATGACGTTCACTCGCTTAGCATTCGCAGTGTCTTACACTGTCTTTGTTTGATGGTCATGGTTTATTGTTGAGTTCTCGCCTccgtattttttttttcacgATcgtaaaattaatatacGGATGCCGcctttattatttaatacctcattaatgaaaaatacatatataaaagaaccaaaagaatatattctGTAGAAAGGCCCTATTCATTCTATCTAAGGATTGTATTAGTATTCTATGCataaatatgatttattttgaagCAAACGTTACCACAACTATACCCAATCCGTCATATTCCATgaattctaataataagTACCCAAAGAGTAATAGTATAGCAGGCCTACCTACGAACAGTCATTCTGGAATGGATTACCCACAGCCAGAATATACgcaaaatcaaatacaacaacaacatcaaGCATTACCACACCAGCAATTGCCACATCAACAATCACACCAGCACTTGCCACACCAACAATCAAACCAACATTCACATCAACAACCACACCAACAATACCGTCAACAAGGTGAGTACAATTCGAAATTTACTCCGCAAGATATTCAGGTGTTGAAGCAATTGTTGATTACGGGTGAAAAACACAAGTGGAAGCAGATCACGAAGGAGATCAATTACCAGGCTGCGAGCAGAAAAAACATGGTCAGTGACCAAGGTGGATTTGGGTGCTCGAGCGACGATAGTAGCACCTCGAACAGCTACGGAGGAGGCACGAGCCCCGggaaattaaagaatgtATCGCCTACGTTCGTCATTAAGCAATACCAGGCGTTGCTAGGCTTGCCCAATAACTCTATGTACTTTGGTCTCGCTGGTTCGTCATTACCGTACGTTGCAGGATCCAATGGTTGGGATGACATACCAAACGTGTCCGGAATGTATGGTAGCATATCCGACACCCAGAACGACGTTGAATGATAGATGCGCATTATGTATTGCAATAGACGTATATTTATTAGGCTAGAACTTATTCTTGTACTTTGCATTCCCGACATGATCCGTCATTAAGGACGTCTTTGTATTTGTCGATATGGCCCAATTGTTCTTGCGGAAAAAGTTTGTCTCTGAGTAAGcctttcaataatttgcTATCGGGGAACCCATCAAAATAGTAGCTTTCCTCTTGTGCTAAACCTtgttttttgaattttctcttatatattatttcagGCTGACTATTGGCATCTTTTATCACTACTACTTGAAAAAGACCTGGATTATTGTAGACCGGCTGAAGTGCTACTTCCGGAATGAAATTCTTTTCAGGATCACTAAATGTTTGCATAACCTCTTGTAGATACCACACTGCTCTATTGTGCCATTTGCAAGCTGCACAAAACTCTATAGATACCCTAGGGAATTTGTAAGCGTCcataatgaattatctaTCGTATTATACGCTTATAAATATATGGttataaattatacatTTATGAATTAGATCAACATAAATGCGATAATCATTTCAGATAAAATCAGTTTAGATAGCATCTTAGCACATATAGGAAGATTACTAATATACAGttcaaattaaatgaatCTACATAATGGGGATCCTATTGGATGCGTTACCcataaatgaatttatatatcttGCATTGAATTAATTGCCTTCTATACCTAAACAATTTTGATGCTGAAGAGTAAAAtacatataataaataaaggaagaaaaaCCCAAGTCATTAAGCCATACCTAACCAATCCCAGTCACTTTTTTCTCCTTCAGTTTTAACATGCAGTTGAAAGtttggaattgaaaagttgGGGGAATGGTTCAAATAATCCATGTTGTAATCCAATTCATTGATCGGATCGAGATTTGCGTCGACATCAAAGTTGTCATTAGGATCTACACTAGATTCTTTGAATGTTTTTTccttttttattttttccttttttCTAGTCGGTTTGGGTTTCTTAACTGGGGATGTTTTTGAGTTGGGTGTGACCGCTTCATCATTCGGAGATACATCAACATCTACCGGTGTTGTTTTTCGTATTGGTGTAGGGTCTAAGTCATCACCATCGCCGTCTGTAGGCCCGGATACCAGCTTCTTTGACGAGGTATTTGAGCCTCTTTGTCTTTTCTTAATGACATCAGTTTTTAGGCTTAATGGTCTGACTACTCCAtgcaatttcaaaaatagaCCACAGGCGTTACATAACGGTTTACCCTTCGGATCACGTCTCCAAAGAGGAGTGGCCGTTGTGTTACAGTTCGTACAAGAAATAGGACCCTTATCCTCCTTTCTAGACAATGGCCCATTGAAATCGGGAGACACTATTCGAGTTTGTTTCTTTTTGCtctttatcattttccCCTTTTTAGCTGAGTTTTTTGGTTCATTTGGAAATGTTTCGTGCAAGAAGGTTGGCAAACTCGATGAGAATGTGTCTTCTGTGTTAACTCTCttattttgattgaatGAGTTTGAATTTAGGGGgaatgaatttttattgaaactATCAAAGTAGGACGTTGATGTAGCAGATGTTGAATAGTCATAGGAATCGAACGTAGTTGATATTGATTGGCCAGTTTGAGATATTGACTTAGGAAGGGAATTTAAGCCGGGTGATTCCTGTGTTATGAATGAGTTCGAATGCACTAATGGATATGGCGGGTTTTGTCCTgtgttttcaaaatttacTGTATTCTggttattcaattgatttgtAAAAGGTGTGTTACTCTGCGATCTAAAATGTTCATTGAGACTCACCATGGAGCTGTTTTGTCTTTCCAAGTGCCCATTAGAGAAGCCATTTAGTATGGTGGATGGCCCAATTGTTTGCAATGGAAAACTCGACGAGTGGTGGCTGTCGAAGGATGAGCTCAtatgattattattgttattagcATTTTccatttgcattattagCGAACCTTGCGATGCTAATGAAGGAGTGTGGCTTCTGCTGTCACCACCTAATATAGGGGTTTGGCTTTGACTATCTGAATGGAACGACTCCGAAAAGTTAAGTGCCGGCCCTTCAAACGCCATTTGGTCTAGTTGAAATGAAAATGCACCATCTGATTCAAACTGCGACTCCAATGGTTGCTTCTTCACAGCTGCTAACGATGCAGATAAGTTCGAATACGGCTTGCTACTAGTGATCAACGGAGAAAATTCAGCAGGTCTCTTTTTGGTACTATTTGAATTGTTATTATGGCTGCTATTGATTGTACTATTGCTTGTATTGTCCTGAGCCATTTTCTGGATATGAGATTTGTagtcaaattcatcaaagTCCGGTGAAACAGAACTAGATGTCACTTCGCTCGACGAGAAGCTGCTATCCGGCTCACTCTTATGTTCTTTGACCTTTCTGTAGTCCTGTTGGTTATTGACGTACATCATCCTCCACGTCAAGTTCTCCATTCGTTCCTTGTATGGTAGCAGCTCTCTGGCCTTGCTATACATTTTCCACAAATTTTCCGTCACTCCCTTTTCTGGTGGATTTTCAGACTTCCTCTTGTTAGTGCTATCATCATTCAAGTTGAAGTGAAATTTGCTGGTCAACGATCGGTTTCTACCTTGATTATGTCGTGCCCGATTATATGattgagaaatatttgCATCAATATTCATCTCGAGCTTATGGCTTTGTAATTTAACGATTTAATCAACAATAATCTATACTTCAAAATACTTCTGAGCTATATTCACTCtacaataaattaattaacgTTAATAAAGagttatttattttgtcCTAACTGAAGGTTCCGGTCTTTATGAATTCCAAAATGCATCAATAAATCCCAATAAGAAGGGTAATATAGACACACCCCTCATATCAAAATACCAGACGAAATTTTAATTGGCTCGATAACAACTGATTAAGATTATGCTTCAATGATAAACGGCTACCTCAATTAGGATCCTGTTCCGTCCACTCACTGTAGCACATTTCCTGTaggaattaaaaataaCACAAACACTAGTTTCTATTGTTTTATGTTAATTGGCTGATGAATGGTGCTTATGCCAGCATATATAACAGCTTATGTACTATTATAAATTGTACTATTATAAAATCACCTGTACGCCTGTACTATAGACTGCTAGATTCTTTTAtacaattaaaaaaaaaggatTAAGCCCATCCGATTATAATCCACATCTATCCCTCCAGTAAGCGTCATAATATGCGGTGATGGCATTACAATAAGGTTTATATCCGGCAAATTGGCTGGCGATAACGCAATGTTTGGACATAAGCGAAAATTGAACATCGCGATTATTTAGTACTCATTTTATATAAGTTCATTAACTATGCCGTATTATGCCGTAGCTAAAGGTATAAAGCCTGGCATCTATACAAGCTGGAATGTATGTAAACAGAATGTCAGTGGTTATAAAGGAGCagttttcaagaaatttgtGTCTGTTAAGCAGGCCCAGCAGTTCATTGAAAGCAATTCATCTTCGACACAGTCATCGCAAACTTCAGGATCCCAATATGGGCCAAAACCATCCAATTTGTCCAATGTTGCCAAAACCGTACAATCCAGTAGTACCAGAAGCGCAATTCAGAACGCAAAGCTCGAATATCACAAATCTGTGCCTAGTTTGAAGGTTACGCTTGGAGCAGAGTTTCACAGTCGAACTGGAAAGTTTACTAGCCTGAGCAATAGATTAGAGACTCCAGATATAAAGATTCAAAGCATCTATGTTGATGGAGCTTCACGAGGTAATGGGAAGATCAGAATGCCTATATCAGGATACGGTGTCTTCTACAGTGCCAGTGATAAGAGGAATGGTGCTATATCGCTCAACCAAATCGATGATGTACACGTCAATAAGCCAACAAATCAAAGAGCAGAGTTATTTGCTATTAAACATGCGttaattgatattgctAATGAGATTGTTGAGTGTAATGATAAGGTGACCACGAAGTATGAGATTTATTCTGATTCCCAGTACGCTCAATCCTGTATTACCAAGTGGTGTGATGATTGGATGAAAAACAATTGGAAAACTT harbors:
- a CDS encoding DEHA2E01716p (some similarities with uniprot|P39102 Saccharomyces cerevisiae YLR090W XDJ1), with amino-acid sequence MAIPFPDIEPYDILEVTKSSTPIEIKKSYKRLCLKYHPDKIQQASSIEDREFFPKLQFSYSILSDSIKRQRYDNTGSLGIGEDDIDDEYFNWKDYFDSMNEKITIDMIEEDKLKYQHSTEEKDDILHNFVYYEGDFIKLFEVIPHLDFDEASEGRVFRLIEDAINNQDFDAELVQATLKSWEKYKKSRKTKVKQMLKKLAKEAKEAEELEKQIKDKGKRSLKNENDLKSLIQSRQSNRMDSLIEKLETKYADKKGKKRKPTEISDDEFERIQNSLGGNKNRKTKG
- a CDS encoding DEHA2E01738p (similar to uniprot|P06786 Saccharomyces cerevisiae YNL088W TOP2 Essential type II topoisomerase), which codes for MSDGSVEFAPTAATKKKSSSKTPLSDSTNTPKVSNGKSSNASDQYQKLSQLEHILKRPDTYIGSVERSPIEMWCFDPIAESMVYKEVNIVPGLYKIFDEILVNAADNKIKDPSMKNIKVKIDPENNLIEVMNDGKGIPVEIHDKEKIYIPELIFGNLLTSSNYDDDEKKVTGGRNGFGAKLCNIFSTEFILETADLNTGFLYKQTWTNNMSNISKPKITKLKSKREYTKVTFKPDLSKFGMTSLDEETLSVLTRRVYDLCGTVNNCNIYLNDKKLNIRNFKAYVEMYVKAIKERNPDPEPMDGTIQNYTTIVHEVFNDRWEVAFAVSDGSFNQVSFVNSIATTAGGTHVKHVSDQIITKLIATLAKKEKGKKKLMIKTQEVKNNMFLFVNCLIENPAFTSQTKEQLTTKVSQFGGKPSEKIAISEQFINKILKTSIVDKIRSIANANEDKALQKVDGSRKSRIKGQVKLVDANRAGTKEGHKCTLILTEGDSALSLAVAGLAVVGRNYYGCFPLRGKLLNVREASTDQVSKNVEINALKQIIGLQHKKHYSLENINTLRYGHIMIMTDQDQDGSHIKGLIINFLETSFPGLLQVPGFLLEFITPIVKVTVNRRGSGKQVIPFYTMPEFEKWRDTEGLTCRWTQKYYKGLGTSTDAEGREYFSALDKHLKTFHALQGDDQQLIDLAFSKKKADDRKEWLQGFEPGTHLDPDLEEIPISDFINKELILFSMADNVRSIPSVLDGFKPGQRKVLYGCFKRNLKSEIKVNQLAGYVSENTGYHHGEQSLVQTIIGLAQDFIGSNNLNILKPNGSFGSRAAGGKDFSAPRYIFTEINEITRKIFNPLDNALYKYVQDDEQTVEPEWYLPVLPMLLVNGSEGIGTGWSTNVPPFNPTDIVNNIKKLMNGEEMNEMSPWYRGWEGEIVANGKDRFRVIGRIEQTDETEVEITEIPVKTWTNNMKEFLLNGLGTEKVKPWIKDMEEQHGMNIRFVVKLSADEMAKSLKVGLLERFNLISSVSLTNMVAFDPMGKIKKYESPLEIMRDFYYVRLEYYQRRKDHITDEMQHQLTKLSEQARFIKLIIDKELSISNKKRSVLVDILQKFKFVKFDKNSKPVNDSKDPALFVNADELVEEEEEEVGDISQINAGGIPNEDNNEHKPETIYSHYDYLLGMTIWSLTRERYEKLLKQKGDKESELNILLSKSAKDLWNEDLDDFLECWQSFLHDDFQKRSNIIPAKGTKRKSKRTKAVKKEPGEPPKKKTTTTKKQSTLPVPVKKETSSEFPSFFTESKSPTVEEKTKAVASKFDDSDDDEILGLINSRSKSSSKPMTKSSSRPITNSTPEPSTKSRSRSPKSSKSSGLRDEIDDLAIENNIQYAQPPTGKRKKKSAVSYKLVSSDDEVEEISDEEESDDEYEED
- a CDS encoding DEHA2E01760p (no similarity), encoding MSMINIFDAGEPSLGFTNSTCWGQFDVLACLFFVTPFWLRMSCMVAGSGMCLSYGLGDLFCNFQVRMNFFMLFCKNL
- a CDS encoding DEHA2E01782p (some similarities with uniprot|P11746 Saccharomyces cerevisiae YMR043W MCM1 Transcription factor involved in cell-type-specific transcription and pheromone response) — protein: MIYFEANVTTTIPNPSYSMNSNNKYPKSNSIAGLPTNSHSGMDYPQPEYTQNQIQQQHQALPHQQLPHQQSHQHLPHQQSNQHSHQQPHQQYRQQGEYNSKFTPQDIQVLKQLLITGEKHKWKQITKEINYQAASRKNMVSDQGGFGCSSDDSSTSNSYGGGTSPGKLKNVSPTFVIKQYQALLGLPNNSMYFGLAGSSLPYVAGSNGWDDIPNVSGMYGSISDTQNDVE
- a CDS encoding DEHA2E01804p (weakly similar to uniprot|Q6CRW7 Kluyveromyces lactis KLLA0D05841g) codes for the protein MDAYKFPRVSIEFCAACKWHNRAVWYLQEVMQTFSDPEKNFIPEVALQPVYNNPGLFQVVVIKDANSQPEIIYKRKFKKQGLAQEESYYFDGFPDSKLLKGLLRDKLFPQEQLGHIDKYKDVLNDGSCRECKVQE
- a CDS encoding DEHA2E01826p (some similarities with uniprot|P43574 Saccharomyces cerevisiae YFL021W GAT1 Transcriptional activator of genes involved in nitrogen catabolite repression member of the GATA family of DNA binding proteins), with translation MNIDANISQSYNRARHNQGRNRSLTSKFHFNLNDDSTNKRKSENPPEKGVTENLWKMYSKARESLPYKERMENLTWRMMYVNNQQDYRKVKEHKSEPDSSFSSSEVTSSSVSPDFDEFDYKSHIQKMAQDNTSNSTINSSHNNNSNSTKKRPAEFSPLITSSKPYSNLSASLAAVKKQPLESQFESDGAFSFQLDQMAFEGPALNFSESFHSDSQSQTPILGGDSRSHTPSLASQGSLIMQMENANNNNNHMSSSFDSHHSSSFPLQTIGPSTILNGFSNGHLERQNSSMVSLNEHFRSQSNTPFTNQLNNQNTVNFENTGQNPPYPLVHSNSFITQESPGLNSLPKSISQTGQSISTTFDSYDYSTSATSTSYFDSFNKNSFPLNSNSFNQNKRVNTEDTFSSSLPTFLHETFPNEPKNSAKKGKMIKSKKKQTRIVSPDFNGPLSRKEDKGPISCTNCNTTATPLWRRDPKGKPLCNACGLFLKLHGVVRPLSLKTDVIKKRQRGSNTSSKKSVSGPTDGDGDDLDPTPIRKTTPVDVDVSPNDEAVTPNSKTSPVKKPKPTRKKEKIKKEKTFKESSVDPNDNFDVDANLDPINELDYNMDYLNHSPNFSIPNFQSHVKTEGEKSDWDWLGMA
- a CDS encoding DEHA2E01848p (no similarity), which produces MFNFRLCPNIALSPANLPDINLIVMPSPHIMTLTGGIDVDYNRMGLILFF
- a CDS encoding DEHA2E01870p (similar to uniprot|Q04740 Saccharomyces cerevisiae YMR234W RNH1 Ribonuclease H1), encoding MPYYAVAKGIKPGIYTSWNVCKQNVSGYKGAVFKKFVSVKQAQQFIESNSSSTQSSQTSGSQYGPKPSNLSNVAKTVQSSSTRSAIQNAKLEYHKSVPSLKVTLGAEFHSRTGKFTSSSNRLETPDIKIQSIYVDGASRGNGKIRMPISGYGVFYSASDKRNGAISLNQIDDVHVNKPTNQRAELFAIKHALIDIANEIVECNDKVTTKYEIYSDSQYAQSCITKWCDDWMKNNWKTSQGKPVSNKDIISSVIPILNYINQYYNKHHFGDLQFFHVRGHKGDYGNEMADRLANIGADDMEKEINAE